Proteins co-encoded in one Cytophaga hutchinsonii ATCC 33406 genomic window:
- a CDS encoding acyl-CoA-binding protein, with protein sequence MDIKTTFEESVAASKSLPNQSNENLLKLYSLYKQASEGDVNVEKPTNFFDFAAIAKFNAWESLKGVSKENAMQQYIDLVKSLGN encoded by the coding sequence ATGGATATAAAAACAACGTTTGAGGAATCAGTTGCAGCGTCAAAATCACTGCCAAATCAATCAAACGAAAATTTATTAAAGTTGTATAGCCTTTATAAGCAGGCTTCCGAGGGAGATGTAAACGTAGAAAAGCCTACTAATTTTTTTGATTTTGCTGCAATCGCAAAATTTAATGCATGGGAATCCTTGAAAGGAGTATCAAAGGAAAATGCCATGCAACAATACATTGATTTAGTTAAAAGCTTGGGTAATTGA
- a CDS encoding THUMP domain-containing class I SAM-dependent RNA methyltransferase, producing MSIFEQSSDILITCAPDLSELTGREINNLAIPIKQILPHGIVVEGTAQTAMYLCMHLRTANKVLFLLKEAKAATPDDLYRVAKNIPWDNFFDNTSYFSIDSFVQNSTIRDTRFANVKCKDAIADYFVEKTTKRPDSGPLRDKVVIFIYWRENDLSIYLDLSGEPISRHGYRLNPWKAPMAETLAAGVIITSEWNPTTPFINPMCGSGTLAIEAALIGTHKIPGLVREDYAFQHIHGYVAETWKTMREMAQQKVLPALPFKIIASDHDQRALDAAKVNAEKAGVDHLIDFVLSDFQDTPVEENQAGVVILNPEYGERLGDEESLVLTYKEIGDFFKQKCGGYKGFVFTGNLELAKRIGLKPKRKIKFFSAKIECRLMQYELYSGTKRVVFKTE from the coding sequence ATGTCCATATTTGAGCAATCAAGCGATATTTTAATTACCTGTGCACCGGATTTAAGTGAACTGACCGGGCGGGAAATTAATAATCTTGCAATCCCCATTAAACAAATTCTTCCTCATGGTATTGTTGTAGAAGGCACGGCCCAAACGGCTATGTATCTTTGCATGCACCTGAGAACTGCTAATAAAGTATTGTTTTTACTGAAAGAAGCAAAAGCGGCTACACCGGATGATTTGTACCGGGTGGCGAAAAATATTCCCTGGGACAATTTTTTTGATAACACTTCTTATTTCAGCATTGATTCTTTCGTTCAAAACAGCACCATCCGTGATACACGTTTTGCAAATGTTAAATGCAAAGATGCTATTGCAGATTATTTTGTTGAGAAAACAACTAAGCGTCCGGATTCAGGGCCGCTGCGCGATAAAGTTGTGATTTTTATTTACTGGAGAGAAAATGATTTATCGATCTATTTAGATTTATCCGGTGAACCGATTTCAAGACACGGTTACAGGTTAAACCCCTGGAAAGCGCCAATGGCAGAGACGTTAGCGGCTGGTGTAATTATAACATCTGAATGGAACCCAACTACTCCTTTTATAAACCCTATGTGCGGCAGCGGTACCTTAGCTATTGAAGCTGCGCTGATTGGCACACATAAAATTCCAGGACTGGTACGGGAAGATTACGCCTTTCAGCACATTCACGGCTATGTTGCTGAAACCTGGAAAACAATGAGAGAAATGGCGCAGCAAAAAGTGTTGCCTGCGTTACCATTTAAAATTATCGCATCCGACCACGATCAGCGTGCGCTTGACGCAGCAAAAGTTAATGCAGAAAAAGCGGGTGTAGATCATTTGATTGATTTTGTATTAAGCGATTTTCAGGATACGCCTGTAGAAGAAAACCAGGCTGGTGTGGTTATTCTGAACCCTGAATACGGAGAACGGCTGGGCGATGAAGAATCTTTAGTATTAACATATAAAGAGATCGGTGATTTCTTTAAGCAGAAATGCGGCGGTTACAAAGGATTTGTATTTACCGGCAACCTTGAATTAGCAAAACGCATCGGATTAAAACCTAAAAGAAAAATAAAATTTTTCAGTGCGAAAATTGAATGCAGGCTCATGCAGTATGAGCTTTATTCAGGAACCAAACGGGTGGTTTTTAAAACAGAGTAA
- a CDS encoding MEKHLA domain-containing protein, giving the protein MQKNIIQHWPGENIIRHSRMLIESYREITGIQLFDTNYSDEYLSCLLYHAPFVVVSHGIEADPVFNYGNLTAQQLWHIDWEQFTTMPSRLSAEPERAEDRQRLLDEAATHGFISNYTGIRISSKGQRFKIEQVLLWNLKNNSGEKIGQAALFRNWTNVK; this is encoded by the coding sequence ATGCAAAAAAATATAATACAACATTGGCCAGGTGAAAATATAATCCGGCATTCCCGGATGCTTATTGAGAGCTATCGGGAAATAACAGGCATACAACTTTTTGATACGAACTATTCGGATGAATACCTTTCCTGTTTGCTGTATCATGCACCGTTTGTTGTTGTATCGCATGGAATAGAAGCAGATCCGGTTTTCAATTACGGTAATTTAACAGCACAGCAACTTTGGCATATTGACTGGGAACAGTTTACAACCATGCCGTCAAGATTATCTGCAGAGCCCGAACGGGCAGAAGACAGGCAGCGCTTATTAGACGAAGCGGCAACACACGGCTTTATAAGTAACTATACCGGAATCCGGATCTCTTCAAAAGGACAGCGTTTTAAAATTGAGCAGGTATTATTGTGGAACTTAAAAAACAACAGCGGAGAAAAAATCGGACAGGCGGCTCTATTCAGAAACTGGACAAACGTAAAGTAA